The following coding sequences are from one Triticum dicoccoides isolate Atlit2015 ecotype Zavitan chromosome 4A, WEW_v2.0, whole genome shotgun sequence window:
- the LOC119289294 gene encoding histidine-containing phosphotransfer protein 2-like isoform X2 — protein MSAAALRSQLNEHISYMYATGILDEYYQQLQSPQDEGFVPEVINIFLGDADRMLNDITSLLNLPVVDFEMVGELVHQLKACSCRCLTALNLLRNEFYDVRGRLQAIMQLEQQIAALGPK, from the exons ATGTCGGCCGCCGCGCTAAGAAGCCAGCTCAACGAGCACATCAGCTACATGTACGCCACG GGAATTCTGGACGAGTACTACCAACAGCTGCAGTCGCCACAGGACGAGGGGTTCGTCCCTGAGGTCATCAACATCTTCCTCGGCGACGCCGACAGGATGCTCAACGATATCACCAGCCTTCT GAACCTGCCCGTCGTCGACTTCGAAATGGTGGGCGAACTGGTGCACCAGCTCAAGGCGTGCAGCTGCAG GTGTCTCACGGCATTGAATCTTCTTAGGAACGAGTTCTATGATGTGCGCGGCAGGCTACAGGCCATTATGCAG TTGGAGCAGCAGATTGCAGCCTTGGGTCCTAAGTAG
- the LOC119289294 gene encoding histidine-containing phosphotransfer protein 2-like isoform X1: MSAAALRSQLNEHISYMYATGILDEYYQQLQSPQDEGFVPEVINIFLGDADRMLNDITSLLNLPVVDFEMVGELVHQLKACSCSVGARKVNLACEHFRQFYKAKNKEGCLTALNLLRNEFYDVRGRLQAIMQLEQQIAALGPK; the protein is encoded by the exons ATGTCGGCCGCCGCGCTAAGAAGCCAGCTCAACGAGCACATCAGCTACATGTACGCCACG GGAATTCTGGACGAGTACTACCAACAGCTGCAGTCGCCACAGGACGAGGGGTTCGTCCCTGAGGTCATCAACATCTTCCTCGGCGACGCCGACAGGATGCTCAACGATATCACCAGCCTTCT GAACCTGCCCGTCGTCGACTTCGAAATGGTGGGCGAACTGGTGCACCAGCTCAAGGCGTGCAGCTGCAG TGTTGGTGCTAGGAAAGTTAACCTCGCCTGCGAGCACTTTCGCCAGTTCTACAAGGCAAAAAACAAAGAAGG GTGTCTCACGGCATTGAATCTTCTTAGGAACGAGTTCTATGATGTGCGCGGCAGGCTACAGGCCATTATGCAG TTGGAGCAGCAGATTGCAGCCTTGGGTCCTAAGTAG